In the Brevinematales bacterium genome, one interval contains:
- a CDS encoding response regulator produces the protein MPSVLIVDDSMVMRKSLNSMLTQAGYTVIAEASDGDEAIKLFGAHHPDIVTLDLNMPKMNGLDVLRQVMKTNPDAKFVVISAVEDKETVMEALKLGAKYYILKPVTYDKVLETMKRVAQ, from the coding sequence ATGCCCAGCGTATTGATAGTTGACGATTCAATGGTCATGCGGAAAAGCCTCAATTCTATGCTGACTCAGGCGGGGTATACCGTGATCGCGGAGGCGTCCGACGGGGACGAGGCGATTAAGCTATTCGGAGCGCATCATCCCGATATCGTGACTCTCGATCTGAATATGCCGAAGATGAACGGGCTTGATGTGCTCAGGCAAGTAATGAAAACCAACCCTGACGCTAAGTTCGTGGTTATCAGCGCAGTCGAGGATAAAGAGACGGTAATGGAAGCGCTCAAATTGGGCGCGAAGTACTATATTCTCAAGCCGGTTACCTATGATAAGGTTTTAGAGACAATGAAACGGGTGGCGCAGTAA